A window of Scophthalmus maximus strain ysfricsl-2021 chromosome 4, ASM2237912v1, whole genome shotgun sequence genomic DNA:
caCACAGGCAGGAAATCTCTCACAAAAAGGGAAAGGGATGTCGGCttgtgacaaaatgacaaaagtccCAAAATGCAATGTTGTAGTGAGACAGTAAGGGAAGAAACGGCTCCTGTTCCTCACCCTTCAAAATTCTAACGAAGGAAAGTGTGTAGGCTACACCAGTAAAGCCACAACTTTGCATCAGAATGAAGATGACAGATGATATCAAGCAGTGTGACAAGATCGCAGGGCggctttttttgctttttgacaCTGGATCAGACTTAACACAATAACTGTCGTGGCTGAACTGTCGATCTCACCGAATGTATGTTGTACTGTAGACACTGGCAGCCGCAGATGACCTGTATGAGAACAGACTGGTTGGCCTTTATGTGCACGGCAAGACTATTTCAGGACTACAGGAGCGCGTCAACATCACCATGGTTGTTACTAAGGCCATTAATGTAACTATCACCTCTATTCTCATATTTAATATACCGTAATCTTATATTCTTGTCTCATTATTGAATACTGCATatattagtgtgtttgtgtatgtgagtaAAAGTCATGAATACTAACCTAATGCAATAACCCAATGTGAACCTGGTATGTCATTGTGTCGAAGGAGACGCAAGAACCAACGTGTGTGTTCTATAATTTTTCACGAAAAGGTGAGTAAACAATAACgatcaaaacaataatttctttTCGCTGTGGGGATGATGAGTTGGATTCTTTGTGGTGTCACCCATGTCCAGCAGAGTGCGCCGACTCACTGCAGCTCAGattgtgacatcatcatatGCATAAActggtctgtgtgactgtgtttgactTTGCCAGGATATAGCAGGGACGGCTGCCTAACCCTGTGGGAAAGAGGTCAGGGTCACATCACCTGCTCCTGTGACCACCTCACATACTTCGGTGTGCTCGTGGTAGGGCCGACCTTTTGTGTCATGCAAAAGTATAGAAGCGTAGAGAGTACCTCATTAAGACTGCATACAAACATACCTTTACCGGGTAACCCTTCAACACGACCTCCCACACTATCTAAAAATAGAATCGTTATAATCTGAACGGCAGTCAGAATCAACTTCATTTGGCTGAGTACATTTAACAGTTTGACTCCAGTACTCATGTAGTAATAAAGTGGCAGAgaacacatctactgtacagtaacaATAACAAGCTGAACAactataatcacacacacacatgcataaattGAGGATATATGAACAGTTGAATATGACAACGACAGGATGTTATTACATGTCATTGCACACTGCTTTCTGGTGCACTCATGGTGCACTGCTCTGCATTTTGCTTTACCACAGTGTCACTTTTCATGCTACTACTAGATGGCGAAagagttaagaaaaaaaagaaaacaattctACACAGTGACTAATTGCTAGTGGAAATACCACAATGTAAAGTTCAATTACTTGTAATCTTCCATTCAAAATTTCCCTGACGTTAGACGTGAAATTTTTGGCTGCAAATCAAAAGGTATGCCATTGTATTGAAAGTCTCAAAAGTGAAATCCGTGGGGTGCATCGTGCTctttatactgtatttacagtatattctaCTTATTATATATTGGAAAATAACTTAAAAGCCTATTGTAGATTTTGCATGTTAATCTTAATATCCAGAATAACAAGTGAGGCAAAGgtattagaataaaaaaagtaaatcatttgtatttaatttaaaaatgtatttaaatggaaatactcaaagCACCTAGGTGCAGTATTTGAAATACATGCCCCACGTTGAGTGTTTTCCTAACCGCATATTACAATTTAAATCAGAACATATCAAGATACATATTATCTGGTGTACTTTCTCCACAGGTGTCTGCTTCCATCTCCCCTAGAGACCAGGAGATCCTGACATACATCAGTCAGATTGGCTGtggtctttctctctttgccctGGTCACCgctgttttcatcttcatcacaaaCAGGTTGCATGTTCTTCCCTGGTGTATTAATCTCCTCACCTTTCATTGTCCCTCATCTCTTTTAACCTCAAATCTATGGTCCTCTTTGAAATGTGTTTAGTTATAGCTGCATCCCTCTGTCCCCACTCCCTTCTTCAGTTCCTCaactctcttcttcctcccccgtttcacctttttcttgctttgctgcccctttaatactTGTACATTTGTTGCCTCTACTTTAAAATGCAATGtgctctccttcctttcttgcCACTTCCTTTCTACAGCAGTTGCATTGCTACCGTGCCATGTCTGTGCACAATCAGTTCTCCTCTGTTTGACAGAACGGTCAGGGCAGATGTCTCCATGAAGATCCACATCAGTCTGGCCGTTGCCCTGATCCTCCTCAACCTGCACTTCCTCCCCAGCCAGACAGTGGCGGCGCAGGCCTCCACTGGGCTTTGCATTTACATGGCTCTTTCCCTTCACTACTCCCTGCTGGCCACTTTCGCCTGGATGGCGTTGGAGGGGTTCCACGTCTACATCCTACTAGTGCGAGTCTTCAATATCTATGTCAAGAGATACCTGCTCAAACTCAGTGTGGTGGGATGGGGTGAGTAAGAGTCACCAAGGCTCCGGGACCTGCACAATCAAAAGTTTTGAGCGACTAGAAGAAATCAAGACCATCCTTGTGTTGCCTGCAGGTATTCCTGCAGTCATCGTGTCCCTGGTGGCCGTCATAGACAGAGGAGCATATGGTCGTGTTGCCCTGGACTCATCTAACCCCAATAGCACTTTAATGTAAGGGAGAAGCGGGACGAATTTGCAAGCACTCAGATGTAATTTAACGGTATACATTTGACATGTATTCGACCTCCAATTCACAgtcacaatgttttttaaaaatgctaagAAAGAATGGCTGTAATGTGCTGACATACTCCATTTCATGGTCAACAGACCCCAAGTCAGCAAACGGCTGAATTTCCTAAAGTCAAAAACACTGAATCCCGACACACTCAGGGATATTTCTTCCTGTATCTAACAAAATCTTTAAACAACTGAATTGAGATTTTTGATCACAGAAAAAGTTAGATTTTGCACTGACTGTGAGATTAAATTGCGATTCCTACTCCCACACGTGCTTCTCTTTGCAGATGCTATATAACCAATGACACAGTAAAGGTCGTGACCACAGTGGGAGCATTTGGCTTGGTGTTCATCTTTAACATGATCATGTTTGGGGTGACAGTCATACGTGTTATGAGTCTCCGGCCTATCAAAGAGGTACGTGTCCATCTGCGCTGTCTTTTGCTTCTAtggaatttacttttttttgtatcgtTGGCATGTTTATTTGCTAGACTTCTCATATTTcaataaaactggaaaaactTTTAACTGGTCAAGCCCATGTGCTTACCCGACCGTATACGGTGCATTCAGACAGCATTAGGACccccattgttttgttttcacattttgttatgtagCAGCCTCATGATAAAACGAATGATAAATGATAACACTTATTataaaagggaaaactgaaatatcacattgacacaagtattcagaccctttgcCAAACTGAGCAATGGGCCATTGGTACGAGGGCAGACCAAGAACCCGATGGTCACTCTGGCCGAGCCCCAGAGATCCTGTGAAGATGGCGGCTCGACAGAAGCCTCTCTTCAATGAAATAAT
This region includes:
- the LOC118302778 gene encoding adhesion G-protein coupled receptor G1, with translation MKIHISLAVALILLNLHFLPSQTVAAQASTGLCIYMALSLHYSLLATFAWMALEGFHVYILLVRVFNIYVKRYLLKLSVVGWGIPAVIVSLVAVIDRGAYGRVALDSSNPNSTLICYITNDTVKVVTTVGAFGLVFIFNMIMFGVTVIRVMSLRPIKEHGQSDRDRAKRDICTLLGVSTLLGITWGLVFFSFGYLTVAGLYTFCILNSLQGVFILLWFVMSLKKYRSSATATSSVTRSTNS